One genomic window of Panicum hallii strain FIL2 chromosome 6, PHallii_v3.1, whole genome shotgun sequence includes the following:
- the LOC112897748 gene encoding probable L-type lectin-domain containing receptor kinase S.5, whose product MAARFLVHLILLAAAVTSAAAAASLATNATAGPRVPAAPGDGGNVTGFSFSGFVSANRGVNVTVLGDANINQGALQITPDSLNDAANFLTHKSGRVLYATPFRLWQREGHGSGANATAGGVKRVASFSTVFTINIFRPNGTEPAEGFAFVIAPSADEPPAGSSGGYLGLTNAATDGNATNQIVAVELDTEKQPYDPDDNHVGLNVNSVVSVANTSLKPLGIEISPAKPTNYTVWVDYDGAARRIAVFMAVAGKAKPGRAVLAAPLDLGATAAEWSYFGFSASTGRKYQLNCVLAWDMTLDKLPCDDDGGDARRRTLALAIGVPVGVTALAAAAILAYVCVVKRRKVHGDDSSAITGTMIRSLAGGPREFDYREIRKATNNFDENMKLGQGGYGVVYRGVVVGDHTSPGGPGSAVEVAVKKFSRASTQGQNDFLAELSIINRLRHKHLVRLVGWSHDNGELLLVYEFMPNGSLDQHLFSSAPGRQLLGWELRYSIVQGVASALHYLHDEYDQRVVHRDLKASNIMLDAAFGARLGDFGLARAIETDKTSYIEEAGGGVHGTVGYIAPECFHTEKATRESDVYAFGAVVLEVVCGRRPRCDIDGFHFLADWVWRLHRDGCALEAVDARLGGAFDRDQAERLLLLGLACSHPTPAERPRTPAIQQILLGSVPPPVVPPFKPSFVWPATDGGLDTVSSTAGTTASQLSLTSASTWSGNFMKGSLRHAFEQEVSDSLP is encoded by the exons ATGGCCGCCCGCTTCCTCGTACACCTGATCCTCTTAgccgccgccgtcacctcggcAGCAGCCGCCGCTTCGCTCGCCACCAATGCCACCGCGGGCCCGCGCGTGCCCGCGGCTCCCGGCGACGGCGGCAATGTCACCGGGTTCAGCTTCTCCGGCTTCGTCAGCGCGAACCGCGGCGTCAACGTGACGGTGCTCGGCGACGCCAACATCAACCAGGGCGCGCTCCAGATCACGCCGGACTCGCTCAACGACGCCGCCAACTTCCTCACCCACAAGTCCGGCCGCGTGCTCTACGCGACGCCGTTCAGGCTCTGGCAGCGCGAGGGCCATGGCAGCGGGGCCAACGCCACCGCCGGCGGGGTCAAGAGGGTCGCGTCCTTCAGCACCGTCTTCACCATCAACATCTTCCGGCCCAACGGCACGGAGCCGGCGGAGGGGTTCGCGTTCGTCATCGCGCCGTCCGCGGACGAGCCGCCCGCCGGGAGCTCCGGCGGGTACCTCGGCCTCACCAATGCCGCCACCGACGGGAACGCCACCAACCAGATCGTCGCCGTCGAGCTCGACACCGAGAAGCAGCCCTACGACCCGGACGACAACCACGTCGGGCTCAACGTCAACAGCGTCGTCTCCGTCGCCAACACCTCGCTCAAGCCCCTCGGCATCGAGATCTCGCCCGCCAAGCCGACGAATTACACAGTCTGGGTCGACTACGACGGCGCCGCGCGCCGCATTGCGGTGTTCATGGCCGTGGCGGGGAAGGCGAAGCCCGGGCGGGCGGTCCTCGCCGCGCCGCTGGACCTCGGGGCGACCGCGGCGGAGTGGTCCTACTTCGGGTTCTCGGCGTCGACGGGGCGCAAGTACCAGCTCAACTGCGTCCTGGCGTGGGACATGACGCTGGACAAGCTCCCctgcgacgacgacggcggcgacgcCAGGAGGCGCACGCTCGCGCTGGCCATCGGGGTGCCCGTGGGGGTGACCGCGCTGGCCGCCGCGGCCATCCTGGCGTACGTGTGCGTGGTGAAGCGGCGGAAGGTGCACGGTGACGACAGCAGCGCCATCACCGGCACCATGATCCGGAGCCTCGCCGGCGGGCCGCGGGAGTTCGACTACCGCGAGATCCGCAAGGCGACCAACAACTTCGACGAGAATATGAAGCTGGGGCAGGGCGGGTACGGGGTGGTGTACCGGGGCGTGGTGGTCGGCGACCACACCAGCCCCGGCGGCCCCGGGAGCGCGGTGGAGGTAGCCGTCAAGAAGTTCTCGCGCGCGAGCACGCAGGGCCAGAACGACTTCCTCGCCGAGCTCAGTATCATCAACCGCCTCCGCCACAAGCACCTCGTCCGCCTCGTCG GGTGGAGCCACGACAACGGCGAACTGCTGCTGGTGTACGAATTCATGCCGAACGGGAGCCTGGACCAGCACCTGTTCAGCTCGGCGCCGGGGCGGCAGCTGCTGGGGTGGGAGCTCCGGTACAGCATCGTCCAGGGCGTGGCGTCGGCGCTGCACTACCTGCACGACGAGTACGACCAGCGGGTGGTGCACCGCGACCTCAAGGCCTCCAACATCATGCTCGACGCCGCCTTCGGCGCGCGCCTCGGCGACTTCGGCCTGGCGCGCGCCATCGAGACCGACAAGACCTCCTACATcgaggaggccggcggcggcgtacACGGCACCGTCGGCTACATCGCTCCCGAGTGCTTCCACACCGAGAAGGCCACGCGCGAGTCCGACGTCTACGCCTTCGGCGCCGTCGTGCTCGAGGTGGtctgcggccgccgcccgcgctgcGACATCGACGGCTTCCACTTCCTGGCGGACTGGGTGTGGCGCCTCCACCGCGACGGCTGCGCGCTCGAGGCCGTCGACGCGCGGCTCGGCGGCGCGTTCGACCGGGACCAGGCCGAGCGGCTGCTCCTGCTGGGGCTCGCGTGCAGCCACCCGACCCCCGCCGAGCGGCCCAGGACGCCGGCCATCCAGCAGATCCTGCTGGGCTCCGTGCCCCCGCCGGTGGTGCCGCCGTTCAAGCCGTCCTTCGTGTGGCCGGCCACCGACGGCGGGCTCGACACCGTGTCGAGCACGGCCGGCACGACGGCGAGCCAGCTCAGCTTGACGTCGGCGTCGACGTGGAGCGGCAACTTCATGAAGGGCAGCCTGAGACACGCGTTCGAGCAGGAAGTCTCCGATTCATTGCCGTGA
- the LOC112897149 gene encoding uncharacterized protein LOC112897149 isoform X1 → MEDPGLEALKERGSCAETPSSYQQHRHSRSATSTYANVPDISPRLSDHIPTTNRNKMLHKRYSLNLPDQLPEYRIITTAERTERAISKSVADLAWEIAVLEEEVVRKELHLLSLYRAAFDQYLGVSPRASAQVEQESQLQRSRKTADEGTLRLRNIKESAAYNLPTLSDSKRHTQELSRSSSGRSSLANFLSASITEYVPKISCKLSEDILRCISAVYCKLASRPLKEANSETSSTPSLSSASSSFSLTNPVDSWSPRCHYNAETTSDTYGSFDGSNGQYTGMIIFPRIHIDEDKFEYASKMLDTIRTLIKRLEKIDPTKMAHEEQLCFWINIHNALVMHAFMAYGLQEKRMKSTDMILKAAYNVGGHSVNSQIIQNSILGCQSHRPSLWVRTLFTPMKKSGSSIHPYALRHPEPIAHFALSTGAFSDPPVRLYTAKKLYHQLEQARTEFIQANVMVRKQIIFLPKVLHFYAKDAALELPDLIDMVCESMPELQQKEIRQYLRRRIDKCVEWLPYKSSFRYTVHRSLAE, encoded by the exons ATGGAGGACCCAGGACTAGAGGCGCTCAAGGAGAGAGGATCCTGTGCAGAAACGCCATCTTCTTATCAGCAACACCGACACTCAAGAAG TGCTACAAGCACATATGCAAATGTCCCTGACATATCCCCGCGACTCTCCGATCACATACCT ACAACCAATCGCAATAAGATGCTCCATAAAAGATATTCGCTTAACCTCCCGGACCAATTGCCGGAGTATCGCATCATCACAACAGCAGAGAGAACTGAAAGAGCTATTTCAAAG TCTGTTGCAGACTTGGCCTGGGAGATAGCAGtccttgaggaggaagttgttCGCAAGGAACTGCACCTGTTGTCCTTATACAGAGCAGCATTTGATCAGTACCTCGGCGTCTCTCCTCGTGCTTCTGCTCAG GTGGAGCAAGAATCGCAACTTCAACGCAGCAGAAAAACTGCTGACGAGGGCACCCTTCGCCTCAGAAATATCAAGGAGTCAGCAGCATATAACCTGCCAACACTTTCCGATTCTAAACGC CATACGCAGGAGCTATCAAGATCATCTTCAGGGCGGTCTAGCCTTGCAAACTTCTTGAGTGCTTCTATAACTGAATATGTGCCCAAGATCTCCTGCAAACTTTCAGAGGACATACTTAGGTGCATTTCTGCTGTCTACTGCAAACTTGCAAGCAGGCCATTGAAAGAGGCAAATTCTGAGACATCGTCCACTCCTTCTTTATCATCTGCATCGAGTTCCTTTTCTCTGACGAACCCTGTCGATAGTTGGAGCCCTCGGTGCCATTACAATGCTGAAACAACCTCTGACACCTATGGTTCATTTGATGGGAGTAATGGGCAATACACTGGGATGATAATTTTCCCAAGGATACATATAGATGAAGACAAATTTGAATATGCCTCTAAAATGCTGGATACAATCAG AACGCTGATAAAACGTCTGGAGAAGATTGATCCTACAAAGATGGCACATGAAGAGCAACTCTGTTTTTGGATTAATATCCACAATGCTTTGGTTATGCAT GCTTTCATGGCTTATGGGCTACAGGAAAAACGCATGAAAAGTACTGACATGATTCTGAAG GCTGCTTATAATGTGGGCGGACATTCAGTAAACTCCCAAATTATTCAGAACTCAATTCTTGGATGTCAGTCCCACCGCCCTTCACTG TGGGTTCGCACGCTGTTTACGCCAATGAAAAAATCAGGGAGCTCCATACATCCATATGCACTTCGTCATCCAGAGCCGATTGCTCACTTTGCTCTTTCCACAGGGGCATTTTCAGATCCACCA GTAAGGCTGTACACAGCCAAAAAATTATACCACCAACTGGAGCAAGCCAGGACTGAGTTCATTCAAGCAAATGTTATGGTCAGGAAGCAGATCATCTTCCTACCCAAAGTTCTCCACTTCTATGCGAAGGATGCTGCACTAGAGTTGCCTGACCTGATTGACATGGTATGTGAGAGCATGCCTGAACTACAGCAAAAGGAGATCAGACAATATCTTAGGAGGAGGATTGACAAGTGTGTTGAGTGGTTGCCCTACAAATCTTCTTTCAGATACACTGTACATAGGAGTTTGGCTGAGTAG
- the LOC112897149 gene encoding uncharacterized protein LOC112897149 isoform X2 → MEDPGLEALKERGSCAETPSSYQQHRHSRSATSTYANVPDISPRLSDHIPTTNRNKMLHKRYSLNLPDQLPEYRIITTAERTERAISKSVADLAWEIAVLEEEVVRKELHLLSLYRAAFDQYLGVSPRASAQVEQESQLQRSRKTADEGTLRLRNIKESAAYNLPTLSDSKRELSRSSSGRSSLANFLSASITEYVPKISCKLSEDILRCISAVYCKLASRPLKEANSETSSTPSLSSASSSFSLTNPVDSWSPRCHYNAETTSDTYGSFDGSNGQYTGMIIFPRIHIDEDKFEYASKMLDTIRTLIKRLEKIDPTKMAHEEQLCFWINIHNALVMHAFMAYGLQEKRMKSTDMILKAAYNVGGHSVNSQIIQNSILGCQSHRPSLWVRTLFTPMKKSGSSIHPYALRHPEPIAHFALSTGAFSDPPVRLYTAKKLYHQLEQARTEFIQANVMVRKQIIFLPKVLHFYAKDAALELPDLIDMVCESMPELQQKEIRQYLRRRIDKCVEWLPYKSSFRYTVHRSLAE, encoded by the exons ATGGAGGACCCAGGACTAGAGGCGCTCAAGGAGAGAGGATCCTGTGCAGAAACGCCATCTTCTTATCAGCAACACCGACACTCAAGAAG TGCTACAAGCACATATGCAAATGTCCCTGACATATCCCCGCGACTCTCCGATCACATACCT ACAACCAATCGCAATAAGATGCTCCATAAAAGATATTCGCTTAACCTCCCGGACCAATTGCCGGAGTATCGCATCATCACAACAGCAGAGAGAACTGAAAGAGCTATTTCAAAG TCTGTTGCAGACTTGGCCTGGGAGATAGCAGtccttgaggaggaagttgttCGCAAGGAACTGCACCTGTTGTCCTTATACAGAGCAGCATTTGATCAGTACCTCGGCGTCTCTCCTCGTGCTTCTGCTCAG GTGGAGCAAGAATCGCAACTTCAACGCAGCAGAAAAACTGCTGACGAGGGCACCCTTCGCCTCAGAAATATCAAGGAGTCAGCAGCATATAACCTGCCAACACTTTCCGATTCTAAACGC GAGCTATCAAGATCATCTTCAGGGCGGTCTAGCCTTGCAAACTTCTTGAGTGCTTCTATAACTGAATATGTGCCCAAGATCTCCTGCAAACTTTCAGAGGACATACTTAGGTGCATTTCTGCTGTCTACTGCAAACTTGCAAGCAGGCCATTGAAAGAGGCAAATTCTGAGACATCGTCCACTCCTTCTTTATCATCTGCATCGAGTTCCTTTTCTCTGACGAACCCTGTCGATAGTTGGAGCCCTCGGTGCCATTACAATGCTGAAACAACCTCTGACACCTATGGTTCATTTGATGGGAGTAATGGGCAATACACTGGGATGATAATTTTCCCAAGGATACATATAGATGAAGACAAATTTGAATATGCCTCTAAAATGCTGGATACAATCAG AACGCTGATAAAACGTCTGGAGAAGATTGATCCTACAAAGATGGCACATGAAGAGCAACTCTGTTTTTGGATTAATATCCACAATGCTTTGGTTATGCAT GCTTTCATGGCTTATGGGCTACAGGAAAAACGCATGAAAAGTACTGACATGATTCTGAAG GCTGCTTATAATGTGGGCGGACATTCAGTAAACTCCCAAATTATTCAGAACTCAATTCTTGGATGTCAGTCCCACCGCCCTTCACTG TGGGTTCGCACGCTGTTTACGCCAATGAAAAAATCAGGGAGCTCCATACATCCATATGCACTTCGTCATCCAGAGCCGATTGCTCACTTTGCTCTTTCCACAGGGGCATTTTCAGATCCACCA GTAAGGCTGTACACAGCCAAAAAATTATACCACCAACTGGAGCAAGCCAGGACTGAGTTCATTCAAGCAAATGTTATGGTCAGGAAGCAGATCATCTTCCTACCCAAAGTTCTCCACTTCTATGCGAAGGATGCTGCACTAGAGTTGCCTGACCTGATTGACATGGTATGTGAGAGCATGCCTGAACTACAGCAAAAGGAGATCAGACAATATCTTAGGAGGAGGATTGACAAGTGTGTTGAGTGGTTGCCCTACAAATCTTCTTTCAGATACACTGTACATAGGAGTTTGGCTGAGTAG
- the LOC112897149 gene encoding uncharacterized protein LOC112897149 isoform X3: protein MQMSLTYPRDSPITYLWTTNRNKMLHKRYSLNLPDQLPEYRIITTAERTERAISKSVADLAWEIAVLEEEVVRKELHLLSLYRAAFDQYLGVSPRASAQVEQESQLQRSRKTADEGTLRLRNIKESAAYNLPTLSDSKRHTQELSRSSSGRSSLANFLSASITEYVPKISCKLSEDILRCISAVYCKLASRPLKEANSETSSTPSLSSASSSFSLTNPVDSWSPRCHYNAETTSDTYGSFDGSNGQYTGMIIFPRIHIDEDKFEYASKMLDTIRTLIKRLEKIDPTKMAHEEQLCFWINIHNALVMHAFMAYGLQEKRMKSTDMILKAAYNVGGHSVNSQIIQNSILGCQSHRPSLWVRTLFTPMKKSGSSIHPYALRHPEPIAHFALSTGAFSDPPVRLYTAKKLYHQLEQARTEFIQANVMVRKQIIFLPKVLHFYAKDAALELPDLIDMVCESMPELQQKEIRQYLRRRIDKCVEWLPYKSSFRYTVHRSLAE, encoded by the exons ATGCAAATGTCCCTGACATATCCCCGCGACTCTCCGATCACATACCTGTGG ACAACCAATCGCAATAAGATGCTCCATAAAAGATATTCGCTTAACCTCCCGGACCAATTGCCGGAGTATCGCATCATCACAACAGCAGAGAGAACTGAAAGAGCTATTTCAAAG TCTGTTGCAGACTTGGCCTGGGAGATAGCAGtccttgaggaggaagttgttCGCAAGGAACTGCACCTGTTGTCCTTATACAGAGCAGCATTTGATCAGTACCTCGGCGTCTCTCCTCGTGCTTCTGCTCAG GTGGAGCAAGAATCGCAACTTCAACGCAGCAGAAAAACTGCTGACGAGGGCACCCTTCGCCTCAGAAATATCAAGGAGTCAGCAGCATATAACCTGCCAACACTTTCCGATTCTAAACGC CATACGCAGGAGCTATCAAGATCATCTTCAGGGCGGTCTAGCCTTGCAAACTTCTTGAGTGCTTCTATAACTGAATATGTGCCCAAGATCTCCTGCAAACTTTCAGAGGACATACTTAGGTGCATTTCTGCTGTCTACTGCAAACTTGCAAGCAGGCCATTGAAAGAGGCAAATTCTGAGACATCGTCCACTCCTTCTTTATCATCTGCATCGAGTTCCTTTTCTCTGACGAACCCTGTCGATAGTTGGAGCCCTCGGTGCCATTACAATGCTGAAACAACCTCTGACACCTATGGTTCATTTGATGGGAGTAATGGGCAATACACTGGGATGATAATTTTCCCAAGGATACATATAGATGAAGACAAATTTGAATATGCCTCTAAAATGCTGGATACAATCAG AACGCTGATAAAACGTCTGGAGAAGATTGATCCTACAAAGATGGCACATGAAGAGCAACTCTGTTTTTGGATTAATATCCACAATGCTTTGGTTATGCAT GCTTTCATGGCTTATGGGCTACAGGAAAAACGCATGAAAAGTACTGACATGATTCTGAAG GCTGCTTATAATGTGGGCGGACATTCAGTAAACTCCCAAATTATTCAGAACTCAATTCTTGGATGTCAGTCCCACCGCCCTTCACTG TGGGTTCGCACGCTGTTTACGCCAATGAAAAAATCAGGGAGCTCCATACATCCATATGCACTTCGTCATCCAGAGCCGATTGCTCACTTTGCTCTTTCCACAGGGGCATTTTCAGATCCACCA GTAAGGCTGTACACAGCCAAAAAATTATACCACCAACTGGAGCAAGCCAGGACTGAGTTCATTCAAGCAAATGTTATGGTCAGGAAGCAGATCATCTTCCTACCCAAAGTTCTCCACTTCTATGCGAAGGATGCTGCACTAGAGTTGCCTGACCTGATTGACATGGTATGTGAGAGCATGCCTGAACTACAGCAAAAGGAGATCAGACAATATCTTAGGAGGAGGATTGACAAGTGTGTTGAGTGGTTGCCCTACAAATCTTCTTTCAGATACACTGTACATAGGAGTTTGGCTGAGTAG
- the LOC112897150 gene encoding transcription termination factor MTERF6, chloroplastic/mitochondrial has protein sequence MASCVSNAKSLAQWLRENGFDEETVARMSRRCKNLHSLDAGEASGVWDYLLTSVKIERRRLRHVVAKCPKVLTLPVDGKLVPTVQCLATLQAKPGEVAQAIAKFPQILFHSVEEKLCPLLAFFQTLGVSEKQLAKLLMVNPRLISYSIEAKFSQMVDFLVGLGIDKEGMIGKILTKEPYIMGYSVDKRLRPTAKFLKSEVGLQGADLKRVIMSFPDILSRDVDKILRPNLAFLQSCGFSKGQVMALVAGYPPVLIKSVKHCLEPRIKFLVEEMGRDMGEVVDYPQFFRHGLKRSLEYRHKVLKQNNSSCSLSEMLDCNQKKFAMKFGLIAAV, from the coding sequence ATGGCAAGCTGTGTCAGCAATGCCAAGAGCCTGGCGCAGTGGCTGAGGGAGAACGGGTTCGACGAGGAGACCGTCGCGCGCATGTCGAGGAGGTGCAAGAACCTGCACAGCCTCGACGCCGGCGAGGCCTCGGGCGTCTGGGACTACCTCCTCACCAGCGTCAAGATCGAGCGGCGGAGGCTGCGGCACGTGGTGGCCAAGTGCCCCAAGGTGCTCACCCTGCCCGTGGACGGCAAGCTCGTGCCTACGGTGCAGTGCCTCGCCACGCTGCAGGCCAAGCCCGGGGAGGTGGCGCAGGCCATCGCCAAGTTCCCGCAGATACTCTTCCACAGCGTGGAGGAGAAGCTCTGCCCgctcctcgccttcttccagaCTCTCGGCGTCTCCGAGAAGCAGCTCGCCAAGCTGCTCATGGTCAACCCGCGCCTCATCAGCTACAGCATCGAGGCCAAGTTCTCGCAGATGGTGGACTTCCTTGTAGGCCTAGGCATTGACAAGGAAGGCATGATCGGAAAGATCCTTACCAAGGAGCCTTACATCATGGGGTACAGTGTCGACAAACGGCTGCGTCCCACTGCCAAGTTCCTCAAGTCGGAGGTCGGGTTACAAGGGGCAGATCTCAAAAGGGTGATCATGAGCTTCCCTGATATATTGTCACGAGATGTGGATAAGATTCTGCGGCCCAATTTAGCGTTCTTGCAGAGCTGCGGTTTCAGCAAGGGCCAGGTTATGGCATTGGTGGCTGGATACCCTCCTGTTCTCATCAAGAGCGTCAAGCATTGCTTGGAGCCAAGGATAAAGTTCCTGGTCGAAGAAATGGGACGGGACATGGGTGAGGTGGTAGATTACCCCCAGTTCTTTCGCCATGGCCTCAAGCGGAGCCTGGAGTACCGTCACAAGGTGCTCAAGCAGAATAACTCGAGTTGCAGCCTCAGCGAGATGCTAGACTGTAATCAGAAGAAGTTTGCCATGAAATTTGGTTTGATTGCAGCAGTTTAG
- the LOC112896459 gene encoding tetraketide alpha-pyrone reductase 1-like: MANTAKGKVCVTGASGFIASWLVKRLLESGYHVLGTVRDPGNQKKVGHLWDLEGAKERLELVRADLLEEGSFDDAVMACEGVFHTASPIITKSDSKEVMLNSAINGTLNVLRSCKKNPSLKRVVLTSSSSTVRIKDEADLPPNVLLDETSWSSIEYCESLQIWYAVAKILAEKAAWEFAKEHKIDLVAVLPTFVIGPNLSPELGPTSSDVLGLFQGETGKFTAYGRMGYVHIDDVASCHILAYEAAGAQGRYICNAAVLGCGDLAALLARRFPAYPVPRSLPSIYGEQSYGYDTAKARALGLREFKGVEEMFDDAVESLVGHGHLPAESASTSSLL; this comes from the exons ATGGCGAACACGGCCAAGGGCAAAGTGTGCGTCACCGGAGCATCTGGCTTCATTGCCTCCTGGCTCGTCAAGCGGCTTCTCGAGTCTGGGTACCATGTTCTGGGAACAGTCAGAGATCCAG GGAATCAGAAGAAAGTAGGGCATCTCTGGGATTTGGAAGGTGCAAAGGAAAGGCTGGAGCTTGTGAGAGCTGATCTCTTGGAAGAAGGGAGCTTTGATGATGCTGTGATGGCTTGTGAGGGTGTCTTCCACACCGCATCTCCGATCATCACTAAATCTGACTCCAAG GAGGTAATGCTTAATTCAGCGATAAACGGCACTCTGAACGTGCTACGGTCATGCAAGAAGAATCCCTCGCTCAAGAGGGTGGTCCTGACATCTTCATCGTCAACTGTGAGGATCAAGGATGAAGCTGATCTTCCCCCTAACGTGTTGCTGGATGAAACATCATGGAGCTCCATCGAGTACTGCGAGTCTCTCCAG ATATGGTACGCTGTGGCGAAGATCCTCGCCGAGAAGGCAGCCTGGGAGTTCGCCAAAGAGCACAAGATCGACCTTGTCGCTGTTCTCCCCACCTTTGTCATCGGACCTAATCTGTCTCCTGAGCTCGGCCCCACGTCTTCAGATGTCCTCGGCTTATTCCAAG GAGAGACGGGGAAGTTCACGGCGTACGGGCGGATGGGGTACGTCCACATCGACGACGTGGCGAGCTGCCACATCCTGGCCTAcgaggccgccggcgcccaGGGGCGGTACATCTGCAACGCGGCGGTGCTGGGCtgcggcgacctcgccgccctGCTCGCGAGGCGGTTCCCGGCGTACCCCGTCCCCAGGAGCCTGCCCAGCATCTACGGCGAGCAGTCGTACGGCTACGACACGGCCAAGGCCCGCGCGCTGGGCCTGCGGGAGTTCAAGGGCGTCGAGGAGATGTTCGACGACGCCGTGGAGTCGCTCGTCGGCCACGGCCACCTCCCGGCGGAGAGCGCGAGCACGAGCTCCCTCCTCTGA